Genomic DNA from Hordeum vulgare subsp. vulgare chromosome 2H, MorexV3_pseudomolecules_assembly, whole genome shotgun sequence:
gatgcatgcagaTTCCACTAACAAATATATGATgtcattaaagtttaattcatggatgcattcatgaagataTTCTATGTTTCCACCAATGATTTATAAATGAGCAAGGATGAAAATGCTGAATAAGTAATAATATGCGTGCcaaagtcgggcgtctgagcgacaccacataaagggcttatatgaaacagtaatcatgccacagtcaggcgtctgagcgacaccacataaagggcttatatgaaaaagTAAGCATgcaacagtcgggcgtctgagcgacaccacataaagggcttataagaaatgataatgagcatgccatagtcgggcatctcagtgacatcacataaagggcttataagaaacaataataaatattgaatatcgaggaggtagaaccatctcagggatatccaacaacctaatcataggggttagtccagagtaataatcataatatgatcatccaccacatcatcatatgatttaccacaaccattattattatcatcgtttatactccaaagaccgactctaggaccgacacttgactcgtcaaacaacgtccttaaCCGAGGACGCagttactcgaatagttttgactctatagagggtgtactctttacccacaactcACGGTTTCTGATAGTCGACAAGATTAATCCCGCATACGGCATTTTAGAAGCAGACACTCAGAATCAACACACATCGATTTccctccgcgaagcccggcttcacccggactacgatgccaaggaaaaaccataagacggggaggctccgacctcgactagcatgggatcaaaaatttataccacgcgctcactgggaagggccattcccttccggtcccataccggaaacacccatgccccctaaccggatgactggatttattccatatccatggataccttcataccggcctctctacttggtgtgtgactgataataggtctacaactgactttaccaaatccattatccaggaaactgaAGTATGACACACACAAGACtcaatctaggtcgatactggagttaaccaagttttaccggcatcatcgtgctcatatcatgaccaggccataacctatcacgttccgcttGACTAGGTTATGccacgacctctcataactaGCACATGCCATCACCATATTTCACTATTGTATATAATGTGAGTAGCATGCATCAAGAATGCAAAGTATTatctcatgtgatgttaatattaACATAGCCTCGAATTACGCAATATaagcaccaccaccatcatcacacAACACATGCCAACATGGATTCAGGATGCTTGCCTTAGGTGTGTGGAGAAGTAGATTtgcactccaaaacttttgaagGTTTACTTCTCTCTCCAactcctatttgaaataatatcaTTCAACACGCAATTCCAACACAATACATAAAAGTTGTtcgaatttttttaaaaataaatcttcaaataaactacatgaaattctcagCCAGTAGGAAAAATAATCAAATGATTTGGAGTTCCTATTAAAAGTTATAGCCAGTCAAACCTGCTGGTCAAACCTGTTtttaaaaatcaaaacaaaagaaaatgttTCGGGCCAAGTACGCTTTCGCCCTAGAGAAGCGCATTTCAAGGAACAGTCACAGAAAATATGTCTTGCTAAAAGGAAAACGCACCAGTGGGTTTGCTCTCCTCGAGGCTTGGCTCTCCCACGGACAGGCGGGGCcctcctgtcgggtccttctcccacCTCCCACGCGTGTGTGGCAAATCAGAGGCAATTTTCCGGCGAGGCTCACCGGCGGCACAGTGCACCTCCCGTCGCGCTCCGACCATGTACGTGCTCGTGGGAATGAGAGGCATCCATTTTTGGTGGTTGGAGGCGCTACAGACCTCGGGGCTGAGCGGGGCCTCAACAATGGCGGGAGGCTCTACTGGTTCAGAAACTTCGGTCCACATCGGCTCTTCTACGATCTCCAGCGGCGGCAATGCTTCGAGGGGTCTCAAGGGGTGCGGCTGGTGCGGTGGGGTGCAGCTAGGGGGCTTCGGCCATGGTGAATTTCACCGGAGGCAACCGTGGCACTATAGACAGAAATTTCTGCAGCTTCGGTCAAGTTGGGCGAGGGGGAAGAGCTAAGGCCAGGGGGAGGCTTGGGATGCACAGGGGCTCGGCATGGTCCTTTCATACATAGCCAGAGCCGCTCACCGACGCTTGGGGATAAGGTCGACGGCGACAACTTCTGCCAGCAACAGCGAGGCGGCAGAGTGAAGCAATGACAGCGGCAGGGGCTTAGCAAGCCAGCAGGGCAGCAAGGCAGCAACCGCACGACGTGGGGAAAAGGGTTCGGGGACAGCTGGCGACTAGGGATGGCTTGGGCGGCGTCAGCCATAGCAGCAGCAGAGGGGAGACAACGATGATCGCTCTGTCATTGCTCTGCTCGCACAGGGGCGACGACTGGCTGGCGGGGAGAGAGGGTTGACGCGTTGCTCTTCTGGCCCCCAAATTTACCAGATCAAGGTCTCTCTTGGTGCTAGCAATGTTGGTGAGGTTAGTTTGGCCAAAATCAAAACTAGCTAATGCAATATTTCGAGAAACACATTTCTGGTCAAAAACTTGGAGCTGTTATCACATGCATTTACTTTCATACAATGGGGCTCAAATCCTGgagttaaggttttggtaggaTGCCACACAAGCATGCAAAATTTTAAAGCAATCAAATCAAGGAAAAATAGGGTTGTAGTGTAAAGCACCAAACTGGACCATAACAGAAAAATGGTTGTACTGCTCAAATTTTACATAACACATAGTGgtatttttgcataaaagtgaatcttatgctatacttgacatccccaattttttatggaatttatgaaaGAATATTTCTAGGTGGTGTACTACAAACTCAATTTTGTACCAGATTAGAAAAGCAGTTATTGTGCTTAAAACATTCAAAAATGTTTGAGTAGGGTTTTTCATAAATGTGACCTATAAACATCACTCGTCACCTACAAAATTTTATAAAAAATTTACAAGAATCTTTCACAAGGTTGTAGTGCAAATCAGCGCTAAAAGGAAATATAAATCTGTTTTTGAATAAAAGAATTCTTGGTTAATATATTAAAATAAAATTTCCCAAGACTTTACCATAAGAAAAGAAATGTTGATATGCAGGAGATCAGGTTCCAACATAAATTATCAAAAACATTCTCCTGGGGAAAATATATTTATAAAGGAAAAGAAGGGTTTCAAACATTAATGAAAACTCCAGAAATTCAATAATCAAATGGACATAACCAAAATAATATTCTCGTGTAATTAAATAAAGAACTCAATTGGTCTCAAGTAGGGGTTCAAGCATAAAAGATATTTGAAAAGCTAATTGAAAAGAAAGTTTTTCGAAAGAGGTTTTGAGAAGAGCCATGAAGCAATTCATCTTCTCAAAGATTTTATTCTAGGTAAAaatttatttcagaaaaatattattaAAATTTTGGGGTATGACACATGAGTAGGCGGTTCTCTCTCATAAAATGGATCTGGCGGTGAAGTGTGTGTtcggagtgcttctcccacgagtgagaggtgggtgaaggggtatatataggcaagagccaaaatccaaccgttacacacaaaagggaaaactcggtgacaccgaagttcaaaactcggtggtaccgattagcacaaaggtgtgaacttttgaatctcggtgaggccGATATATGAacttcggtggcaccaaaaaggtgactaatggtaaAATTGACAAACTTTGTGGcactgataacccataagtataggggatcgcaacagttttcgagggtagagtactcaacccaaatttattgattcgactcaaggggaagccaaagaatattctcaagtatttgcagttgagttgtcaattcaaacacACCTTAAAGActtagtatcagtagcaaagtatcagtagcaaagtagggtgatagcagcagtagcaacaatgaccagtagcagtagagtaacaacagtagcaacacagtaacagtagcagcagtaacagcagtagcagcaaagtaacatagcaaggaccagtagtaaaagactcgtatgcattggatcagtgatggatgattatgccggatgtgattcatcatgcaacagttataacacggagagataagtaactagctccagttcgtcaatctaatgtaggcatgtattctctatgtagtcatacgtgcttagggaaaagaacttgcatgacatctattgtccatccctcccgtggaagcggggtcctaatggaaactatgagatattaaggttctccttttaataaagaactggaccaacgcattaacacttggtgaatacatgaactcctgatgctatggtcatctccgggagtggctcgggctattgtcactccggggttgccagatcataacacatagtaggtgactacaacttgcaagataggatctaaaagacacatatattggcgacaacataataggttcagatctgaaatcatggcactcgggccctagtgacaagcattaagcatggcaaagtagtagcaacatcaatctcagaacatagtggatactagggatcaatccccgtcaaaactaactcgattacatgatagatctcatccaactcatcaccgtccagcaagcctacgatgagattactcacgaacggtgaagagcatcatggaattggcaacgaaggatggttgatgatgacgatggcaactatctcccctctccggagcccagaacggactccagatatgccctccagatgaagaacgggaggtggcggcgcctccatatcataaaacgtgatgaactattctccttgtttttttttccgggcgagacggactaaatagagctgagattggaggcgatggagcgtcgtgggctccacaagcctgctaggcgtggccaggggggccccgcgcctggtgggcttgtgggctcacggctccacttcctccgctgattcttgcggccgtatttttcataaattccagaaaaattctccataaatttttaggtcattccgagaacttttatttctgcgcaaaaacaacaccatggcaattctgctgaaaacaacgttagtccaggttagttccattcaaatcatgcaatttagagtccaaaacaagggcaaaagagttccgaaaagtagatacgacggagacgtatcaactcccccaagcttaaagccttgcttgtgctcaagaaattcagttgacaaactgaaagagacaaaagaaaaaactttaacgaactctgtttgatcttgttgttgcaactatgtctaactcataaccagaatttcagcaagatcacaagcaaaccacataagcaaatgacatctaggtctcacggtaaactcatatcaatggcataatcaactagcaagcaaataataataagtctcaaacgtcaacacttcaatcaaaacaatcatgaagcagtacgaatagatgctatgtcgctagctctttctgagaaagcaaaacataaatgcagagcaccttcaaagaccaagggatgactaaacattgtaattcatggcaaagaa
This window encodes:
- the LOC123426295 gene encoding uncharacterized protein LOC123426295, whose translation is MWTEVSEPVEPPAIVEAPLSPEVCSASNHQKWMPLIPTSTYMVGARREVHCAAGEPRRKIASDLPHTRGRWEKDPTGGPRLSVGEPSLEESKPTGVGERSKPSKVLECKSTSPHT